A single Streptomyces sp. 2114.4 DNA region contains:
- a CDS encoding acetoacetate--CoA ligase translates to MTTAPQSAPQPEPLWQPGPDRIAGAQVTRFHTWAAAHHGAPAPTPGDPATSYAALHRWSVDDLPAFWQATAEWFDVRFATPYETVLADRAMPGARWFPGATLNYAEHALRAAEDPARAGDPALLYVDETHEPTPVTWAELRAQVGSLALELRRLGVRPGDRVSAYVPNIPQAVVALLATAAVGGVWTSCAPDFGARSVLDRFQQIEPVVLFTVDGYRYGGKEHDRRDTVAELRAELPTLRAVVHIPLLGTPAPEGALNWSDLTSNDTEPVFEQLPFDHPLWVLYSSGTTGLPKAIVQSQGGILLEHLKQTGLHCDLGPDDRFFWYTSTGWMMWNFLVAGLLVGATIVLYDGSPGHPDISAQWRVAEATRATVFGTSAAYVMACRKAGIHPARDLDLSAVTCVATTGSPLPPDGFRWLHDSFAESGADLWTASVSGGTDVCSCFAGAVPTLPVHIGELQAACLGTDLQAWDPQGKPVIDEVGELVVTHPMPSMPTRFWNDPDGTRYHDSYFDMYPGVWRHGDWITVTSRGSVVIHGRSDSTLNRQGVRMGSADIYEAVERLPEIRESLVIGLELPDGGYWMPLFVHLAPGATLDDALRDRIKRTIREQLSPRHVPDDIIEAPGVPHTLTGKRIEVPVKRLLQGTPLDQAVNPGSVDNLELLRFYERVARDRTADSAQ, encoded by the coding sequence ATGACCACCGCACCGCAGTCCGCCCCGCAGCCGGAACCCCTCTGGCAACCAGGCCCGGACCGGATCGCCGGCGCACAGGTCACCCGCTTCCACACCTGGGCGGCCGCGCACCACGGCGCGCCCGCACCCACCCCCGGCGACCCCGCCACGAGCTACGCCGCCCTGCACCGCTGGTCCGTCGACGACCTCCCCGCCTTCTGGCAGGCCACTGCCGAGTGGTTCGACGTCCGCTTCGCCACCCCGTACGAAACCGTGCTCGCCGACCGCGCGATGCCCGGCGCCCGCTGGTTCCCCGGCGCCACCCTCAACTACGCCGAGCACGCCCTGCGCGCCGCCGAGGACCCGGCCCGCGCCGGCGATCCCGCGCTGCTGTACGTCGACGAGACCCATGAGCCCACCCCGGTCACCTGGGCGGAGCTGCGCGCCCAGGTCGGCTCGCTGGCCTTGGAACTCCGCCGCCTCGGCGTCCGCCCCGGCGACCGGGTCAGCGCCTACGTCCCGAACATCCCGCAGGCCGTCGTCGCCCTCCTCGCCACCGCCGCGGTCGGCGGCGTCTGGACCTCCTGCGCTCCCGACTTCGGCGCCCGGAGCGTGCTGGACCGCTTCCAGCAGATCGAACCGGTCGTCCTGTTCACCGTCGACGGCTACCGCTACGGCGGCAAGGAGCACGACCGCCGCGACACGGTCGCCGAACTCCGCGCCGAACTCCCCACCCTGCGCGCCGTCGTCCACATCCCGCTGCTCGGCACCCCCGCCCCCGAAGGTGCCCTGAACTGGTCGGACCTGACCTCGAACGACACCGAACCGGTCTTCGAACAGCTCCCCTTCGACCACCCGCTGTGGGTCCTGTACTCCTCCGGCACCACCGGCCTGCCCAAGGCCATCGTCCAGTCCCAGGGCGGCATCCTCCTCGAACACCTCAAGCAGACCGGCCTGCACTGCGACCTCGGCCCCGACGACCGGTTCTTCTGGTACACCTCCACCGGCTGGATGATGTGGAACTTCCTCGTCGCCGGCCTCCTGGTGGGCGCCACGATCGTGCTCTACGACGGCAGTCCGGGCCACCCCGACATCTCCGCCCAGTGGCGGGTCGCCGAAGCCACCCGCGCCACCGTCTTCGGCACCTCCGCCGCCTACGTCATGGCCTGCCGCAAAGCCGGCATCCACCCGGCCCGCGACCTCGACCTCTCCGCCGTCACCTGCGTCGCCACCACCGGTTCCCCGCTCCCGCCGGACGGCTTCCGCTGGCTGCACGACTCCTTCGCGGAGAGCGGCGCCGACCTGTGGACCGCCTCCGTCAGCGGCGGCACCGACGTCTGCAGCTGCTTCGCCGGCGCGGTCCCCACCCTCCCCGTCCACATCGGCGAACTCCAGGCCGCCTGCCTCGGCACCGACCTGCAGGCCTGGGACCCCCAGGGCAAACCGGTCATCGACGAGGTCGGCGAACTCGTCGTCACCCACCCCATGCCGTCCATGCCCACCCGCTTCTGGAACGACCCCGACGGCACCCGCTACCACGACAGCTACTTCGACATGTACCCCGGCGTCTGGCGGCACGGCGACTGGATCACCGTCACCTCCCGCGGCAGCGTCGTCATCCACGGCCGCTCCGACTCCACCCTCAACCGCCAGGGTGTCCGGATGGGCTCCGCCGATATCTACGAAGCCGTCGAACGGCTCCCGGAGATCCGCGAATCCCTGGTCATCGGCCTGGAACTGCCCGACGGCGGCTACTGGATGCCGCTCTTCGTCCACCTCGCCCCCGGCGCCACCCTCGACGACGCCCTGCGCGACCGCATCAAGCGCACCATCCGCGAACAGCTCTCACCCCGCCACGTCCCCGACGACATCATCGAAGCCCCCGGCGTCCCGCACACCCTGACCGGCAAGCGCATCGAGGTCCCCGTCAAGCGCCTTCTCCAGGGCACCCCGCTCGACCAGGCCGTCAACCCCGGCTCCGTCGACAACCTCGAACTGCTCCGGTTCTACGAGCGGGTGGCCCGCGACCGCACCGCCGACAGCGCGCAGTAG
- a CDS encoding TIM-barrel domain-containing protein — MDGRDLVRSVRMIKAVGPAQGLRSVRTAWRARRADALALPRPTAERARVPGAARGAEPQPGGGLIHFERSSLRVRVASGGAVFCGWEGAEPEPSYALAGACPEVDARVVLEPDTEGGWRVVSERVLVVVSRHGAVEVRTPGGAVLRRELPPRWWDRTAAEGAGGRPGGSGASRWVQRAQVAADARFFGLGGRAHGPRLRDGAYRLWNTDPGGAFAPGDDPLSLTMPVQLVVADAGTHLVFHDNSWDGRVTLREGAEGAGSGHDRPGTCEVRMDGGPLRYWVLAGTPARVLQGWTALTGAPALPPQWALGYQHARWGFGGQAEVRRVVAGYQERGLPLSAVHLDIDHYDRHRVFTVDRQRYPDLPGLARELRADGVRLVSIVDPAVKAEPGDTVYEGGVAADAFVRDARGREVRGVVWPGESVYPDFTDARARKWWGALYAERLAQGFSGVWHDMNEPVSFAAFGERTLPRSARHALEGRGGDHREAHNVYGLAMAQAGFEGLCELRPAERPFLFSRSGWAGLQRYGGSWSGDVATGWAGLRASLSLVLGLGLCGVPYSGPDIGGFSGVPSPELYLRWFQLGAFLPLFRTHSALGAGRREPWEYGDEVLGHARSALRERQRLLPYFGTLGQLARLTGAPYVRPVWWSAPRDRALRDCEDAFLLGDALLVAPALAAGVTRRPVRLPRGRWYDTATGRAYDGPGQVWVEAPLSRIPVLARAGAVLPVAGADGGTELEVWAPVAGRGGSGLVVPDAGDGWQRPTVERFTSRWAGDRVVVERRDGGAVGYPVRVRGVEDGVGA, encoded by the coding sequence ATGGACGGGCGGGATCTGGTGCGGTCGGTACGGATGATCAAGGCGGTCGGGCCGGCGCAGGGGCTACGGTCCGTGCGTACGGCGTGGCGGGCGCGGCGGGCGGATGCGCTGGCGCTGCCGCGGCCCACCGCCGAGCGGGCCCGGGTGCCGGGGGCGGCTCGCGGCGCGGAGCCCCAGCCGGGCGGCGGGCTGATCCACTTCGAGCGGTCGTCGCTGCGGGTGCGGGTGGCCTCGGGCGGTGCGGTGTTCTGCGGATGGGAGGGTGCCGAGCCGGAACCGTCGTACGCGCTGGCCGGGGCGTGTCCCGAGGTGGACGCCCGGGTGGTGCTGGAACCCGACACCGAGGGCGGCTGGCGGGTGGTCTCCGAGCGGGTGCTGGTGGTGGTGTCCCGGCACGGTGCGGTGGAGGTGCGGACGCCCGGCGGGGCGGTGCTGCGGCGGGAGTTGCCGCCGCGCTGGTGGGACCGCACGGCCGCGGAGGGGGCAGGCGGGCGGCCCGGAGGGAGCGGCGCCTCACGCTGGGTGCAGCGGGCGCAGGTCGCGGCCGATGCCCGGTTCTTCGGGCTCGGCGGCCGGGCGCACGGGCCGCGGCTGCGGGACGGTGCGTACCGGCTGTGGAACACGGATCCGGGCGGCGCCTTCGCACCGGGGGACGATCCGCTGTCGCTGACGATGCCGGTGCAGTTGGTGGTGGCGGACGCCGGTACGCATCTGGTCTTCCACGACAACTCCTGGGACGGCCGGGTGACGCTGCGCGAGGGCGCGGAGGGTGCGGGCTCGGGGCATGACCGGCCGGGCACCTGTGAGGTGCGGATGGACGGCGGACCGCTGCGCTACTGGGTGCTGGCGGGCACCCCGGCCCGGGTGCTGCAGGGCTGGACGGCGCTGACCGGGGCGCCCGCGCTGCCGCCGCAGTGGGCGCTGGGATACCAGCACGCCCGCTGGGGGTTCGGTGGCCAGGCCGAGGTGCGCCGGGTGGTGGCGGGCTACCAGGAGCGCGGGCTTCCGCTGTCCGCCGTCCATTTGGACATCGACCATTACGACCGGCACCGGGTCTTCACCGTCGACCGGCAGCGCTATCCGGATCTGCCCGGCCTGGCGCGGGAGTTGCGGGCGGACGGGGTGCGGCTGGTGTCGATCGTGGATCCGGCGGTGAAGGCGGAGCCGGGGGACACGGTGTACGAAGGCGGGGTGGCGGCGGATGCCTTCGTGCGGGACGCGCGCGGGCGGGAGGTTCGCGGGGTGGTGTGGCCGGGCGAGTCGGTGTACCCGGATTTCACCGATGCGCGGGCGCGCAAGTGGTGGGGGGCTCTGTACGCGGAACGGCTGGCGCAGGGCTTCTCCGGCGTGTGGCACGACATGAACGAGCCGGTCTCCTTCGCCGCGTTCGGGGAGCGGACACTGCCGCGCTCGGCACGGCACGCCCTGGAGGGCCGGGGCGGCGATCACCGGGAGGCGCACAACGTCTACGGCCTGGCCATGGCACAGGCCGGCTTCGAGGGGCTGTGCGAACTGCGGCCCGCCGAGCGGCCGTTCCTCTTCTCCCGTTCGGGCTGGGCGGGGCTGCAGCGCTACGGCGGCAGCTGGTCGGGCGATGTGGCGACGGGCTGGGCGGGGCTGCGGGCTTCGCTGTCGCTGGTGCTGGGGCTGGGGCTGTGCGGCGTCCCGTACAGCGGTCCCGATATCGGCGGGTTCTCCGGGGTGCCGTCCCCCGAACTGTATTTGCGGTGGTTCCAACTGGGGGCCTTCCTGCCGCTGTTCCGTACGCATTCGGCGCTCGGGGCGGGGCGGCGGGAGCCGTGGGAGTACGGGGACGAGGTGCTGGGGCACGCCCGTTCGGCGCTGCGCGAACGGCAGCGGCTGCTGCCGTACTTCGGGACGCTGGGCCAGCTGGCGCGGCTGACCGGTGCGCCGTATGTCCGGCCGGTGTGGTGGAGCGCGCCCCGGGACCGGGCGCTGCGGGACTGCGAGGACGCCTTTCTGCTGGGGGATGCGCTGCTGGTGGCGCCGGCGCTGGCGGCGGGCGTCACCCGGCGGCCGGTGCGGCTGCCGCGTGGCCGGTGGTACGACACCGCGACCGGGCGGGCGTATGACGGCCCCGGGCAGGTGTGGGTGGAGGCGCCGCTGTCGCGGATACCGGTACTGGCGCGGGCCGGTGCGGTGCTGCCGGTGGCCGGGGCGGACGGCGGGACGGAGCTGGAGGTGTGGGCGCCGGTGGCCGGGCGCGGGGGCAGTGGGCTGGTGGTGCCGGACGCCGGGGACGGCTGGCAGCGGCCGACGGTGGAGCGGTTCACCTCACGGTGGGCGGGCGACCGGGTGGTCGTGGAGCGGCGGGACGGGGGCGCGGTGGGGTATCCGGTGCGGGTGCGGGGGGTGGAGGACGGGGTGGGGGCGTAG
- a CDS encoding M15 family metallopeptidase yields MPRLAAALRGLAAAAAALITVAAVPSGAAADTAPHRPAPSSQPGNGAKAPEEFVALRDVDPTVLQEMRYFTPHDFMGVRVTGYRAPMCLLTRDAARALHRAQRSFLRRGYSLKVYDCYRPQRAVDHFVAWAKDLGDQRMKAEFYPRVDKSTLFRDGYIAEKSGHSRGSTLDLTLVRLPALPTRPYVPGEPLSSCYGPKAARFPDNSLDMGTGFDCFDTLAHTLDPRITGERRANRLLLKDGMERAGFVNYDKEWWHYTFTPETFPDTYFDFPVARRSLVRH; encoded by the coding sequence ATGCCGAGACTTGCTGCCGCGCTGCGCGGCCTTGCCGCCGCTGCCGCCGCGCTGATCACTGTGGCCGCTGTCCCTTCGGGTGCGGCGGCGGACACCGCCCCGCACCGCCCTGCGCCGTCGTCGCAGCCGGGCAACGGGGCCAAGGCGCCGGAGGAGTTCGTCGCGCTGCGGGACGTGGATCCCACCGTCCTCCAGGAGATGCGCTACTTCACCCCGCACGACTTCATGGGAGTGCGGGTGACCGGCTACCGGGCGCCGATGTGCCTGCTGACCCGGGACGCGGCACGGGCGTTGCACCGGGCGCAGCGCTCGTTCCTGCGCCGCGGGTATTCCCTCAAGGTCTATGACTGCTACCGGCCGCAGCGCGCGGTGGACCACTTCGTGGCCTGGGCCAAGGACCTCGGCGACCAGCGGATGAAGGCCGAGTTCTATCCGCGGGTCGACAAGTCGACGCTGTTCCGGGACGGCTATATCGCGGAGAAGTCCGGGCACAGCAGGGGCAGCACCCTCGATCTGACGCTGGTGCGGCTGCCGGCCCTGCCCACCCGGCCATACGTCCCCGGGGAGCCGCTGTCCTCGTGCTACGGCCCGAAGGCGGCCCGTTTCCCGGACAATTCGCTGGACATGGGCACCGGCTTCGACTGCTTCGACACGCTGGCGCACACCCTCGATCCGCGGATCACGGGCGAACGGCGGGCCAACCGGCTGCTGTTGAAGGACGGCATGGAGCGCGCCGGATTCGTCAACTACGACAAGGAGTGGTGGCACTACACCTTCACCCCGGAGACGTTTCCGGACACCTACTTCGACTTCCCGGTCGCGCGGCGGTCGCTCGTACGGCACTGA
- a CDS encoding ABC transporter permease, translating to MHLTRTARTVLGCLTAAGLALIYLPLLLVLLNSVNADPSFAWPPRALTGEWWSRALHSAGAREALWTSLRAGLGATAVALLLGSLAAFAVHRHRFFGRQTVSFLIVLPIALPGIVTGIALNAAFRTVLAPLGIGFGLFTVVVGHATFCVVIVFNNVAARLRRLAPSLAEASADLGARPWQTLRYVTFPALRPALFAGALLAFALSFDEVVVTTFTAGAGTKTLPIWIYENLARPHQAPVVDVLAALLIALSVIPVYAAQRLSSDTAGGRL from the coding sequence ATGCACCTCACCCGCACCGCCCGGACCGTCCTCGGCTGCCTCACGGCCGCCGGCCTGGCCCTGATCTACCTCCCCCTGCTCCTGGTCCTGCTCAACTCCGTCAACGCCGACCCCTCGTTCGCCTGGCCGCCCCGCGCGCTGACCGGCGAGTGGTGGAGCCGCGCCCTGCACAGCGCGGGCGCCCGCGAGGCCCTGTGGACCTCGCTGCGGGCGGGCCTGGGCGCCACCGCCGTCGCCCTGCTCCTCGGCTCGCTCGCGGCCTTCGCCGTGCACCGCCACCGCTTCTTCGGACGGCAGACCGTCTCGTTCCTGATCGTGCTGCCGATCGCCCTGCCCGGCATCGTCACCGGCATCGCCCTCAACGCCGCCTTCCGCACCGTCCTTGCGCCGCTGGGCATCGGCTTCGGCCTCTTCACGGTCGTGGTCGGCCATGCCACCTTCTGCGTCGTCATCGTCTTCAACAACGTCGCCGCCCGGCTCCGCCGCCTCGCCCCGTCCCTGGCCGAGGCCTCCGCCGACCTGGGCGCCCGCCCCTGGCAGACCCTGCGGTACGTCACCTTCCCGGCGCTGCGCCCGGCGCTGTTCGCCGGCGCGCTGCTGGCCTTCGCGCTCTCCTTCGACGAGGTCGTGGTGACCACCTTCACGGCGGGCGCGGGCACCAAGACGCTGCCGATCTGGATCTACGAGAACCTGGCCCGCCCCCACCAGGCGCCGGTCGTCGATGTGCTCGCCGCGCTGCTGATCGCCCTGTCGGTCATCCCGGTGTACGCCGCCCAGCGACTCTCGTCGGACACCGCGGGCGGCCGGCTCTGA
- a CDS encoding ABC transporter permease, whose protein sequence is MSARRHEPRARGRLAALLAPPLLWLVLAYLGSLAVLLLSAFWTTDPFTSDVVRTWTTDNFRDVLTVPVYRTVALRTLGIAVAVTLLDALLALPMAFFMARVAAGRLRRALLVAVLTPLWAGYLVKAYAWRVMLGEHGIVNAALAPLGLHGPGYGTAAVVLVLAYLWLPYMILPVHAALERLPAHQLEASADLGAGTLRTLRSVVAPAVRPALLAGSVFTFSLSLGDYLTVQIVGGRTQLLGNVIASQVTLDLPLAAALSAVPVALVVCYLAAVRRAGALDSL, encoded by the coding sequence ATGTCCGCCAGGCGCCATGAGCCCCGCGCCCGCGGCCGGCTCGCCGCGCTCCTCGCCCCGCCGCTCCTGTGGCTGGTCCTCGCCTACCTCGGCTCCCTCGCCGTCCTCCTGCTCTCCGCCTTCTGGACCACCGACCCCTTCACCTCGGATGTCGTCCGCACCTGGACCACCGACAACTTCCGCGACGTCCTCACCGTCCCCGTCTACCGCACCGTCGCGCTGCGCACCCTCGGCATCGCCGTCGCCGTCACGCTCCTCGACGCCCTGCTCGCGCTGCCGATGGCCTTCTTCATGGCGCGGGTGGCGGCCGGCCGGCTGCGCCGCGCCCTGCTGGTGGCCGTGCTCACCCCGCTGTGGGCCGGCTATCTGGTCAAGGCGTACGCCTGGCGGGTGATGCTCGGCGAGCACGGCATCGTCAACGCGGCACTCGCCCCGCTCGGCCTGCACGGCCCCGGATACGGCACGGCCGCCGTCGTGCTCGTGCTCGCCTACCTCTGGCTGCCGTACATGATCCTGCCGGTCCACGCCGCCCTGGAACGGCTGCCCGCCCACCAGCTGGAGGCCTCCGCCGACCTCGGTGCGGGCACCCTACGGACCCTGCGCTCCGTCGTGGCCCCCGCCGTCCGCCCCGCGCTCCTGGCGGGTTCCGTCTTCACCTTCTCGCTCTCCCTCGGCGACTACCTCACCGTGCAGATCGTCGGCGGCCGCACCCAGCTCCTGGGCAATGTCATCGCCTCTCAGGTCACTCTCGATCTGCCGCTCGCCGCGGCGCTCTCCGCGGTCCCGGTCGCCCTCGTCGTCTGCTACCTCGCCGCCGTCCGCCGGGCCGGCGCGCTCGACTCGCTCTGA
- a CDS encoding ABC transporter substrate-binding protein — MRNANPWKAAVTAGVLALAVACGSGGDGTHDGGAAEQRSVGKGEGRVDIIAWAGYAEDGSNDPKADWVHPFEKQTGCKVNTKTAGTSDEMVSLMKTGQYDTVSASGDATLRLIAARDVAPVNTRLVPNYHDIFSGLKMRPFNSKDGQMYGIPHGRGANLLMYRTDKVSPAPDSWKAVFDGAAKYAGKVTAYDSPIYIADAALYLMKTRPALGIKDPYALDRAQLDAAVALLKKQRQQIGEYWSDYQKEVTAFKGGDSVLGTTWQVIANTAAAEKAPVNAVLPKEGATGWSDTWMVSAKAAHPNCAYKWLNWIVSPKVNAQVAEYFGEAPANAKACKETADPRHCAVYHADDEAYYRRVHFWTTPVPQCLDGRKNVKCTDYAEWTRAWTEIKG; from the coding sequence ATGCGCAATGCGAATCCGTGGAAGGCCGCAGTGACGGCCGGGGTCCTGGCTCTGGCCGTCGCCTGCGGCTCCGGCGGCGACGGAACGCACGACGGGGGAGCCGCCGAACAGCGGAGCGTCGGCAAGGGCGAGGGCCGCGTCGACATCATCGCCTGGGCCGGCTACGCCGAGGACGGCTCCAACGACCCCAAGGCCGACTGGGTGCACCCCTTCGAGAAGCAGACCGGCTGCAAGGTCAACACCAAGACCGCCGGGACCTCCGACGAGATGGTCTCGCTGATGAAGACCGGCCAGTACGACACTGTGTCCGCCTCCGGCGACGCCACCCTGCGCCTGATCGCCGCCAGGGACGTGGCGCCCGTCAACACCCGTCTGGTACCGAACTACCACGACATCTTCAGCGGCCTGAAGATGCGCCCGTTCAACTCCAAGGACGGGCAGATGTACGGCATCCCGCACGGCCGCGGCGCCAATCTGCTGATGTACCGCACCGACAAGGTCTCCCCGGCCCCCGACTCCTGGAAGGCCGTGTTCGACGGCGCCGCGAAGTACGCGGGCAAGGTCACCGCCTACGACTCGCCCATCTACATCGCCGACGCCGCCCTCTACCTGATGAAGACCCGTCCCGCACTCGGCATCAAAGACCCGTACGCCCTGGACCGCGCGCAACTCGATGCCGCCGTGGCCCTGTTGAAGAAGCAGCGGCAGCAGATCGGCGAATACTGGAGCGACTACCAGAAGGAAGTCACCGCCTTCAAGGGCGGCGACAGTGTCCTCGGCACCACCTGGCAGGTCATCGCCAACACCGCCGCCGCGGAAAAGGCACCCGTCAATGCGGTCCTCCCCAAGGAGGGGGCCACCGGCTGGTCCGACACCTGGATGGTCTCCGCCAAGGCCGCCCACCCCAACTGCGCCTACAAGTGGCTCAACTGGATCGTCTCCCCGAAGGTGAACGCCCAGGTCGCCGAGTACTTCGGCGAGGCACCCGCCAACGCCAAGGCCTGCAAGGAGACCGCCGACCCCCGGCACTGCGCCGTCTACCACGCCGATGACGAGGCCTACTACCGCCGCGTCCACTTCTGGACCACCCCCGTCCCGCAGTGCCTCGACGGCCGCAAGAACGTCAAGTGCACCGACTACGCGGAGTGGACCCGTGCCTGGACGGAGATCAAGGGCTGA
- a CDS encoding ABC transporter ATP-binding protein — protein MTEAARTDARPAPTAAAPPAVRLTAVTKEFGALRAVDGAELTIGEGEFFSLLGPSGSGKTTLLRLIAGFERPTSGRIELAGREVTALPPSRRDVHTVFQDYALFPHMTVEQNVAYALTVAGVRKPERLARARAALRTVRLDDHGPRRPDQLSGGQRQRVALARALIDDPGLLLLDEPLGALDLQLRQEMQRELQRIQRATGVTFLLVTHDQEEALTLSDRLAVLDRGRIVQTGSPLEIYDRPATAFVAGFIGTTNLLRDQAAVRVIGAPGTYSLRPERIRIVAPDGPNGGRDVAPGPGERCVPGRITEIAHVGAHTRVVVRLDAGDDRLTAVRLNSTDLPDAARPGAAVHLLWNAADALPLPG, from the coding sequence GTGACCGAAGCCGCCCGTACCGACGCCCGTCCCGCCCCCACGGCAGCCGCGCCGCCCGCCGTACGGCTCACCGCCGTCACCAAGGAATTCGGTGCGCTACGTGCCGTCGACGGCGCCGAGCTCACCATCGGGGAAGGTGAGTTCTTCTCCCTCCTCGGCCCCTCCGGCTCGGGCAAGACCACCCTGCTGCGCCTGATCGCCGGCTTCGAACGGCCCACCTCGGGCCGTATCGAACTCGCCGGCCGCGAGGTCACCGCACTTCCGCCCAGCCGCCGCGACGTCCACACCGTCTTCCAGGACTACGCGCTCTTCCCCCATATGACCGTCGAGCAGAACGTCGCCTACGCGCTCACCGTTGCCGGGGTGCGCAAACCCGAACGCCTCGCCCGAGCCCGTGCGGCCCTGCGCACCGTACGCCTCGACGACCACGGCCCGCGCCGGCCCGACCAGCTCTCCGGCGGCCAGCGCCAGCGCGTCGCCCTGGCCCGCGCCCTGATCGACGACCCCGGCCTGCTGTTGCTCGACGAACCCCTCGGCGCGCTCGACCTCCAGCTGCGGCAGGAAATGCAGCGGGAACTCCAGCGCATCCAGCGCGCCACCGGCGTCACCTTCCTCCTCGTCACCCACGACCAGGAGGAGGCGCTGACGCTCAGCGACCGCCTCGCCGTGCTCGACCGCGGCCGTATCGTGCAGACCGGCTCGCCGCTGGAGATCTACGACCGTCCGGCCACCGCGTTCGTCGCGGGCTTCATCGGTACCACCAACCTGCTGCGCGACCAGGCCGCGGTCCGGGTGATCGGCGCCCCGGGCACGTACAGCCTCCGCCCCGAGCGCATCCGGATCGTCGCTCCGGACGGCCCGAACGGCGGCCGGGACGTCGCCCCGGGACCGGGGGAACGGTGTGTGCCCGGCAGGATCACCGAGATCGCGCACGTCGGTGCCCACACGCGCGTGGTGGTCCGCCTCGACGCAGGCGACGACCGGCTCACCGCCGTGCGGCTGAACTCCACGGACCTGCCGGACGCCGCCCGTCCGGGCGCCGCCGTCCATCTCCTGTGGAACGCCGCCGACGCCCTACCGCTGCCGGGCTGA
- a CDS encoding lipid-transfer protein, with translation MAVLGAGMHPWGKWGRSFVEYGTKAAREALADAGLDWRAVQSVVGADTVRGGYPGYVAGATFAKALGWQGARVTSVYAACASGAQAIGAARAQILSGMAEVALVVGADAAPKGFFTPAGGDRPDDPDWLRFRVLGATNPAYFGLYARRRMALYGETTDDFAQVKVKNSAAGAANPYARYRKRVTAREVAASAVVCDPLRLLDICATSDGAAALVLTSMDFARRHGVTDPVRIRAVSTATPRYPRTVLDLPDIATDSAAAVPEPAADFRASIAHTAYEEAGIGPEDLSLAEVYDLSTALELEWYEDLGLCGAGEAAKLLRDGTTALGGRLPVNSSGGLASFGEAVPAQAIAQVCELTWQLRGQAGARQVADARVGVSANQGLFGHGSAVVAVR, from the coding sequence GTGGCCGTACTGGGCGCCGGTATGCACCCCTGGGGCAAGTGGGGGCGCAGCTTCGTCGAGTACGGCACGAAGGCGGCCAGGGAGGCGCTTGCGGACGCCGGGCTCGACTGGCGCGCCGTGCAGAGCGTCGTCGGCGCCGACACGGTACGCGGCGGCTATCCCGGTTATGTGGCGGGCGCGACCTTCGCCAAGGCGCTGGGCTGGCAGGGCGCCCGGGTGACCAGCGTCTACGCCGCCTGTGCATCCGGCGCGCAGGCCATCGGCGCCGCGCGGGCACAGATCCTCTCGGGGATGGCGGAAGTGGCCCTGGTGGTGGGCGCCGACGCCGCGCCCAAGGGCTTCTTCACCCCGGCGGGCGGCGACCGGCCCGACGATCCCGACTGGCTGCGGTTCCGGGTACTGGGCGCCACCAACCCGGCGTACTTCGGTCTGTACGCGCGCCGCCGGATGGCGCTGTACGGCGAGACGACCGACGACTTCGCCCAGGTGAAGGTCAAGAACTCGGCAGCGGGCGCGGCCAATCCGTATGCCCGCTACCGCAAGCGGGTCACCGCACGGGAGGTCGCCGCGTCGGCCGTGGTGTGCGATCCGCTGCGGCTGCTGGACATCTGTGCCACCTCCGACGGCGCCGCGGCGCTGGTCCTGACCAGCATGGACTTCGCCCGGCGGCACGGCGTCACGGATCCGGTGCGGATCCGTGCGGTCTCCACCGCCACCCCGCGGTATCCGCGGACCGTACTGGATCTGCCGGATATCGCCACCGATTCCGCGGCCGCCGTTCCGGAACCGGCTGCCGACTTCCGGGCGTCGATCGCGCACACCGCTTACGAGGAGGCCGGGATCGGACCCGAGGATCTGTCGCTGGCCGAGGTCTACGACCTGTCCACCGCGCTGGAGTTGGAGTGGTACGAGGACCTGGGGCTGTGCGGCGCCGGTGAGGCGGCCAAGCTGCTGCGGGACGGGACGACGGCGCTGGGCGGGCGGCTGCCGGTGAATTCCAGCGGTGGTCTGGCCTCCTTCGGGGAGGCGGTACCGGCCCAGGCCATCGCCCAGGTCTGCGAGCTGACCTGGCAGTTGCGCGGGCAGGCGGGCGCGCGGCAGGTGGCGGATGCCCGGGTGGGGGTGAGTGCCAACCAAGGGTTGTTCGGGCACGGGTCGGCGGTGGTCGCGGTGCGGTGA